The region TAATTTTGCCACTTGGAGAGGCATAAGAAAGCCAATGCTAGTTGCAACATCCAAGATTCATGAGTTTCTTATTTTATGGAATTGTTGTAGTTTTAGGAATGAgtcaacttctcttttctcgAGATCAATTCAGAAACTTTGAAGCTACTCATATAAGCTAATCCCAAAAACTGATTAGGGTTTAGAATCAATCATAGAATGATTTCCAAACCTGTATAATGAGGGTTATGGTTCTGATGTAGGAATGGCATACAACAAAGACTTAATTCATGGCAAGATGGAGTGTCTGGAACAAACTGCCCCATCCAACCTGGCAGTAGCTGGACTTATGATTTCCAAATGAAAGACCAAATTGGCACATTCTTCTACTTCCCTTCCATCAATTTCCACAAAGCTGGTGGAGGGTTTGGTCCAATTCGAATCAATAATCGCCCTGTGATTAGTGTTCCGTTCCCAAAACCTGCAGCAGAGTATGATCTTCTAATTGGTGACTGGTACAATAGTAGCTACAAGGTAGTTGAGTACTTCCTTGCCATATTACCATTCATTCTCAATTTTGAACATTGATAACATGCCATGGTGATCTTCAATTTCTAACGTTAGCTATTTATTTCCATTTATTTTTGGATTGTATAAACTAGGATATTAGGTCCAGGTTGGATACAGTGGATGATGGTATTTCCCCAAGTTGGATGCTAATAAATGGAAAAGGACCATATAtgaataatttttcaaaatcataTGAAACCATCAATGTTACACAAGGTAAGAAGTTTACAAAAAGTGCTGTGAATTCCACTTTATGATCATATCTTCTATTAATATAACTCGTTTATGATGATGTGTCAATAGGTAAAACATACTTGCTTAGGATATCAAATGTAGGAACAGCTTGGAGCTTCAATTTCAAGattcaaaatcatcaaatggtTTTGGTTGAAACTGAAGGATCTTATGTCAATCAGATACAATTAGATTCTCTTGATGTTCATGTCGGCCAATCCTACTCAGTTATTGTGACAGCAAATCAAATTGATGCTGATTACTATATAGTAGCCTCTCCTAAAATGATTGTTTCCACAAATAGTAACACTCTCATTGGTGTTGCTGTGCTTCATTATGAGAACTCCACCACACCAGCTAATGGACCTATCCCAATTGGTCCAGATCCATTTGACCTGCAATTCTCCATCAACCAAGCAAAATCAATTAGGTAATTGCAATGTCACTAAACAGTTAATGGAAACTTAAATATGATTTTAAGGTCGTTTTCGAAACGAATAATGATTCGTGGACATCCGCATAGTGCAGACACCCAACAGACGCCGAGAgtgaaaaaagaagagaagagagaaaaataatgaatgtgaatatgtgatatatgatgtgatgtgataaaaaGAGAAAGACATAGAGGAAAATGAGGTCTATGTGGGCTGTTAGGTTGGCAATTTGTCATTGTTGTCTCAAAACATAATACAGAAAATTACAAACACTCACATCATGGGTCTATTTGAATTGAAGGTGGAACCTTACTACTGGAGCTGCAAGGCCTAATCCTCAGGGAACTTTCAACGTAACAAATGTGACAATATCTGAGAATTTCATTCTACAAGCATCAACCGGAACGATTAATGGATCATCTCGCTACACTGTCAATAATGTGTCTTACTTGACCCCGGATACGCCGTTGAAGCTAGCTGATTACTTTTCCAATGGATCTGGGGTATTTGAACTTGATGCTTATTCCAAGAACACTTCAAATGTAAATGCTGTGAGTGGAGTTTTTGTAGCAAGTGCATTGGATAAAGGGTGGTTGGAGATAGTGCTAAAGAACGAATTCGAAACCATTGATTCTTGGCATTTGGATGGATACAACTTCTTTGTTGTAGGGTAAGTACATCACATGATAATTGTTAAACAGATTATTTGTTACATGAAATTTTGCAGTTGGTAAATAACAGAAGTTTGTTACCAATGATTCTATTTAGATACGGGGAAGGAGAATGGAGACCGGAATCACGGTTCACATACAACCTTTTTGACCCAGTATCGCGGTCCACTGTGCAAGTGTTCCCAAGAGGGTGGAGCGCTGTGTATGTGTACACAGACAACCCTGGAATGTGGAACTTGAGATCACAGAACTTGCAAAACTGGTACTTAGGTGAGGAGCTATATGTGAGGGTTTATGATCCTGATCCCAACCCTGCAAAAGAGAATCCACCACCAGATAATCTCCTTTTATGTGGTTAGTACATGTCTTAAGTTTCTTCTATATATACTTCTCCCTTATttcttttttaacttttttcttGAGTGATCATGAAAACAATAATGATGATGCTTTTGAATGTTCACAGGAAAGTATCAACCTTCAGCTCCACCCCCTTCTCCCTcattgtcaccaccaccacctccacctccaaaTGGCCCTTCATCCAATGCATATAATCCACCTAGAACAAGGTATGATTGATGTGTTTAGAATTGTGACACATCATTTATTTGAAATGCTCATAAGCTAAC is a window of Lotus japonicus ecotype B-129 chromosome 5, LjGifu_v1.2 DNA encoding:
- the LOC130718440 gene encoding monocopper oxidase-like protein SKU5 isoform X2 is translated as MAAPGSHLELVSCAIVLLTLFVTIATSADIFLDWHVSIDFNLKPVSADQQVITINGLFPGPLINATTNDNVHINVFNGLDEPLLFTWNGIQQRLNSWQDGVSGTNCPIQPGSSWTYDFQMKDQIGTFFYFPSINFHKAGGGFGPIRINNRPVISVPFPKPAAEYDLLIGDWYNSSYKDIRSRLDTVDDGISPSWMLINGKGPYMNNFSKSYETINVTQGKTYLLRISNVGTAWSFNFKIQNHQMVLVETEGSYVNQIQLDSLDVHVGQSYSVIVTANQIDADYYIVASPKMIVSTNSNTLIGVAVLHYENSTTPANGPIPIGPDPFDLQFSINQAKSIRWNLTTGAARPNPQGTFNVTNVTISENFILQASTGTINGSSRYTVNNVSYLTPDTPLKLADYFSNGSGVFELDAYSKNTSNVNAVSGVFVASALDKGWLEIVLKNEFETIDSWHLDGYNFFVVGYGEGEWRPESRFTYNLFDPVSRSTVQVFPRGWSAVYVYTDNPGMWNLRSQNLQNWYLGEELYVRVYDPDPNPAKENPPPDNLLLCGKYQPSAPPPSPSLSPPPPPPPNGPSSNAYNPPRTRSLIAVITTAICYLFIGLL
- the LOC130718440 gene encoding monocopper oxidase-like protein SKU5 isoform X1 translates to MAAPGSHLELVSCAIVLLTLFVTIATSADIFLDWHVSIDFNLKPVSADQQVITINGLFPGPLINATTNDNVHINVFNGLDEPLLFTWNGIQQRLNSWQDGVSGTNCPIQPGSSWTYDFQMKDQIGTFFYFPSINFHKAGGGFGPIRINNRPVISVPFPKPAAEYDLLIGDWYNSSYKDIRSRLDTVDDGISPSWMLINGKGPYMNNFSKSYETINVTQGKTYLLRISNVGTAWSFNFKIQNHQMVLVETEGSYVNQIQLDSLDVHVGQSYSVIVTANQIDADYYIVASPKMIVSTNSNTLIGVAVLHYENSTTPANGPIPIGPDPFDLQFSINQAKSIRWNLTTGAARPNPQGTFNVTNVTISENFILQASTGTINGSSRYTVNNVSYLTPDTPLKLADYFSNGSGVFELDAYSKNTSNVNAVSGVFVASALDKGWLEIVLKNEFETIDSWHLDGYNFFVVGYGEGEWRPESRFTYNLFDPVSRSTVQVFPRGWSAVYVYTDNPGMWNLRSQNLQNWYLGEELYVRVYDPDPNPAKENPPPDNLLLCGKYQPSAPPPSPSLSPPPPPPPNGPSSNAYNPPRTSRSLIAVITTAICYLFIGLL